One Thiocapsa sp. genomic window carries:
- a CDS encoding DUF4139 domain-containing protein codes for MGQQELFPFVLPQPAIDTMADVPGRSARRPNGLSRRLPPITDHDEHTMPTTPSPFGPHRSPSTAPVLAGIAASLMTFATIGAAVDQEQRIDDNAREALAVTIYNADLALVKDRRRVTLDAAENRLAWRNVSQRIRPETALLTETSGTLSVDLLEQNFDFDLLTPESLLRKYVGRTVQVIRTNDAGEQEIEDAIVLAANPAPVLRYADRIETAVVGHLAFPDVPADLRDQPTLVLHLNAATGGEGLFELSYLTGGLAWKADYVADLSADSTTMDINGWVTLTNQSGIAYRGAQVQLVAGEVNQVVEEMPMPMMARGMVMSADMAMPEEESLAEYHLYTLPRPTDILNNQTKQVALLSAPRVPVTRELVVSGQPYVYQSRTSDGWTKLPVAATLRFENKDGSLGIPLPKGIMRVYAKDSRGNAQFVGEDAVDHTPKNETVTLKLGESFDVTARRRQTELKKLAGTSAYDYAYETAFELELKNAKDAPVTVKVTEQIPGDWTMQKESQPHTKEASNLASWTLEIPAEGSTILSWRVQVRF; via the coding sequence ATGGGCCAGCAAGAGCTTTTCCCCTTCGTCCTGCCGCAGCCGGCCATCGACACGATGGCCGATGTCCCGGGACGCTCCGCGCGGCGGCCAAACGGTCTGAGTCGGCGATTGCCGCCGATCACCGATCACGACGAGCACACCATGCCAACGACACCATCCCCCTTCGGACCCCATCGTTCACCCTCGACCGCGCCCGTACTCGCCGGCATCGCGGCGAGTCTCATGACGTTCGCCACAATCGGAGCCGCCGTGGATCAAGAGCAACGTATCGACGACAACGCCCGAGAGGCGCTCGCCGTCACCATCTACAACGCGGATCTCGCCTTGGTGAAGGACCGCCGCCGCGTCACCCTGGACGCGGCCGAGAACCGTCTCGCATGGCGCAACGTCTCCCAACGCATCCGACCCGAGACCGCTCTGCTTACCGAGACCTCGGGGACACTGTCGGTCGACCTGCTGGAGCAGAACTTCGACTTCGATCTGCTGACCCCCGAAAGCCTGCTCCGGAAATATGTCGGGCGGACCGTGCAGGTGATCCGTACCAACGACGCAGGGGAGCAGGAGATCGAAGACGCCATCGTCCTCGCCGCGAATCCGGCACCGGTCCTGCGCTATGCCGATCGGATCGAGACCGCGGTCGTCGGCCATCTCGCCTTTCCCGACGTGCCGGCGGATCTGCGTGATCAGCCCACACTCGTGCTGCATCTGAATGCCGCGACCGGCGGCGAAGGACTCTTCGAGCTGTCCTATCTGACCGGCGGGCTCGCCTGGAAGGCGGACTATGTCGCCGATCTCTCCGCCGACAGCACGACGATGGACATCAACGGATGGGTCACCCTGACCAACCAGAGCGGCATCGCCTATCGCGGCGCCCAAGTACAGTTGGTGGCAGGCGAGGTCAATCAGGTCGTGGAGGAGATGCCTATGCCCATGATGGCACGCGGCATGGTCATGTCTGCCGATATGGCCATGCCCGAGGAAGAAAGCCTCGCCGAGTACCATCTCTACACCCTGCCCCGCCCCACCGACATCCTCAACAACCAGACCAAGCAGGTCGCGCTGCTGAGCGCACCGCGGGTCCCGGTCACCCGCGAGCTGGTCGTGAGCGGTCAACCCTACGTCTATCAGTCCCGCACCTCCGACGGCTGGACCAAGCTGCCGGTCGCAGCAACCCTGCGTTTCGAAAACAAGGACGGCAGCCTCGGCATCCCGCTTCCGAAAGGGATCATGCGCGTCTATGCCAAGGACAGCCGAGGCAACGCCCAATTCGTCGGCGAAGACGCCGTCGACCATACCCCGAAGAACGAGACCGTCACGCTCAAGCTCGGCGAGAGCTTCGACGTGACCGCACGGCGCCGCCAGACCGAGCTCAAGAAGCTCGCCGGCACCAGCGCCTACGATTACGCCTACGAGACCGCATTCGAGCTGGAGCTTAAGAACGCCAAGGACGCCCCGGTCACAGTCAAGGTCACGGAGCAGATCCCGGGCGACTGGACCATGCAGAAGGAGAGCCAACCGCACACCAAAGAGGCATCGAACCTCGCCTCCTGGACGCTGGAGATCCCCGCCGAGGGCTCGACCATCCTGAGTTGGCGGGTACAGGTCAGGTTCTGA
- a CDS encoding shikimate dehydrogenase, translating to MSILSLPPQKQLITMLGHPVAENPIDRMFDAVFAHHGLHWQFWKCDLPTEDLLPAAIAGVRALGFAGACITVPYKVASIPLLDEVDADVQAIGAANYMTIEAGRLIGHNNDGKGVVKAIEKVTPIAGKRVAMLGAGGAGRAMAVELAWAGASHLTLITRRQAQGEEVAATVTRASGVPAVWQPWVGEAEIPAGTQILMNATHLGCAPELESIPLHWDQITPATILVDVITNPRITPFLQTAKDKGCPIVDGVDMLVQLAMQIFSAWTGIAADEAVFQQAVAQALGEMS from the coding sequence GTGTCCATCCTCTCTCTGCCCCCGCAAAAGCAACTGATCACCATGCTTGGCCATCCGGTCGCCGAGAACCCCATCGACCGCATGTTCGACGCCGTCTTCGCCCACCACGGCCTTCATTGGCAATTCTGGAAATGCGACCTCCCCACGGAAGACCTGTTGCCGGCGGCCATTGCCGGGGTCCGTGCGCTGGGATTCGCCGGGGCCTGCATCACCGTGCCCTACAAGGTGGCGTCCATCCCATTGCTCGACGAGGTCGATGCGGATGTGCAAGCGATCGGCGCCGCCAATTACATGACCATTGAAGCGGGCCGCCTGATCGGCCACAACAACGACGGCAAGGGTGTCGTCAAGGCCATCGAAAAGGTCACGCCGATCGCCGGCAAGCGAGTGGCTATGCTCGGCGCCGGCGGGGCCGGGCGGGCCATGGCCGTGGAACTGGCCTGGGCTGGAGCGTCCCACCTGACCCTCATTACCCGGCGCCAGGCACAAGGCGAGGAGGTCGCCGCAACCGTCACCCGGGCCTCGGGCGTGCCTGCCGTCTGGCAACCCTGGGTCGGCGAAGCGGAGATCCCTGCCGGCACCCAGATCCTCATGAACGCCACGCATCTGGGCTGTGCGCCCGAGCTGGAATCCATCCCGCTCCATTGGGACCAGATCACCCCAGCCACCATCCTGGTCGATGTGATCACCAATCCGCGCATCACTCCCTTCCTACAGACGGCTAAGGACAAGGGCTGCCCGATCGTCGATGGCGTCGACATGCTGGTTCAACTGGCGATGCAGATCTTTTCCGCCTGGACGGGCATCGCGGCCGACGAGGCGGTATTTCAACAGGCAGTCGCGCAGGCATTGGGCGAGATGTCCTGA
- a CDS encoding TAXI family TRAP transporter solute-binding subunit — protein sequence MFIPFWCSRPKSSTNRRRRRFRHLVFGRPYAESVELMKNRQLDATLQSSGLGMAAFRDLASTMSVRFIPVPADVVAAIGSPPIGPASSPPTPKTSVARDTRSAVSRMPRGALRQVPRWPELRARPVSAAHSAGKGIKRPEHARGKHDRPQPRGAFQVHPRRFQQLTKV from the coding sequence ATGTTCATCCCTTTCTGGTGCTCTCGCCCAAAGTCTTCAACGAACCGTCGCCGGCGCCGATTCCGGCATTTAGTCTTTGGACGACCTTACGCGGAGTCCGTGGAGCTGATGAAGAACCGCCAGTTGGATGCGACACTTCAGTCCTCCGGTCTCGGCATGGCGGCCTTCCGGGACCTGGCTTCCACCATGTCGGTGCGTTTCATCCCGGTGCCCGCGGACGTGGTCGCGGCGATCGGAAGCCCGCCTATCGGCCCGGCGTCATCCCCGCCAACACCCAAAACATCAGTCGCTCGTGACACCCGCTCTGCGGTGTCACGCATGCCCCGTGGCGCTCTGCGCCAAGTGCCACGATGGCCGGAATTACGAGCAAGGCCCGTGAGTGCGGCCCACTCCGCGGGCAAGGGAATCAAGAGACCCGAGCATGCTCGCGGCAAACACGATCGCCCACAGCCGCGCGGTGCATTCCAGGTTCACCCGCGTCGGTTCCAGCAACTGACCAAGGTATAA
- a CDS encoding Uma2 family endonuclease, whose product MNLSPSRRPANLEPIAGQRAQSETVMHANALPPPRPHRVTTQEFFRMGEAGVLDPEARIELIEGEMIDMPPIAPPHASRTKRLTLLLIEAVGRRAIVSTQDPILLGDLSAPQPDIAILKPRDDFYSSEHPQAEDVLLVIEVADSSVRYDRTRKLPLYARYGIPEVWLIDIPARAIRVHRAPENGAYRSSHQLGPPYRISPSMLDGVELELGALVTDGGV is encoded by the coding sequence TTGAACTTGTCACCCTCCCGCCGACCGGCTAACCTCGAGCCCATCGCCGGTCAACGAGCCCAGAGCGAAACCGTCATGCACGCCAACGCCTTGCCCCCCCCGCGCCCGCATCGTGTCACCACGCAGGAGTTCTTCCGCATGGGCGAGGCCGGCGTGCTGGACCCGGAGGCCAGGATCGAGCTGATCGAAGGAGAGATGATCGACATGCCGCCGATCGCACCGCCTCACGCCAGTCGCACCAAGCGGCTCACGTTGCTCCTCATCGAGGCCGTCGGCAGGCGCGCGATCGTCTCGACCCAAGATCCGATCCTCCTCGGTGATCTCAGCGCACCTCAGCCCGACATCGCGATCCTCAAGCCGCGAGACGACTTCTACAGCTCGGAACATCCGCAGGCCGAAGATGTGCTTCTGGTCATCGAGGTCGCCGACAGCAGCGTGCGCTACGACCGCACGCGAAAACTGCCGCTGTACGCCCGCTACGGCATTCCCGAGGTCTGGCTCATCGACATCCCGGCGCGCGCCATCCGGGTCCACCGCGCCCCCGAGAACGGCGCCTACCGAAGTTCCCACCAGCTCGGCCCGCCGTATCGGATCAGCCCATCGATGCTCGACGGCGTGGAACTGGAGCTTGGTGCACTGGTGACCGACGGTGGAGTGTGA
- a CDS encoding long-chain fatty acid--CoA ligase has translation MLLFDQSATTGVSTRLLDLISAEDAGSLCGLLLERVARTPDAVAYRQFDDRTKTWIETTWRDTARAVAHWQAALAREGLSPGERVAVMMRNRREWVAFDLAALGLGLVTVPLYPDDRAEAVRHILVDAGVRLLLLETAEQRAKLSAIDPTLAELKRLLVLEPGEAALPEGTRAANDWLDEALPPADHRPIDRVDNPDALATIVYTSGTTGHPKGVMLSHRNILWNAEASLKLIPARPEDRFLSFLPLSHTLERTAGCVLPIMAGCSVAFARSIPQLAEDLLQIRPTVMIAVPRIFERVHARLRERLEGESALKRRLFEKAVSIGWDRFEHSQRRASWHPGLLAAPLLDHLVGAKIRARFGGRLRVAVCGGAPLAPDIARVFIALGVPLVQGYGLTETSPVISVSPLEDNIPESVGRPLPGLEYRIGDLDELIVRSPGVMSGYWHQPQATAEVLDGEGWLKTGDQVRVQDGHIVITGRIKDILVLANGEKVPPADIEMAITGDPLFEQVLVIGEGRPFLSALVVLSPDVYTEVAKAEGLPTDPMVADADGRLEPVLHKRIESRLNGFPGHAKIRRVALAACPWSIENDRMTPTMKLKRAKILADYREALTRLYVGHEH, from the coding sequence ATGTTGCTGTTCGATCAAAGCGCAACGACAGGCGTCTCCACCCGCCTGCTCGATCTCATCTCGGCCGAGGATGCAGGCAGCCTTTGCGGCCTCTTGCTCGAACGTGTCGCGCGCACCCCGGATGCGGTCGCCTACCGTCAGTTCGACGACCGCACGAAGACCTGGATCGAGACCACCTGGCGCGACACCGCCCGGGCGGTCGCCCATTGGCAGGCGGCCTTGGCGCGCGAAGGTCTCTCCCCCGGCGAGCGTGTGGCCGTCATGATGCGCAATCGGCGCGAATGGGTCGCCTTCGACCTGGCCGCGCTCGGTCTTGGCCTGGTCACGGTGCCGCTCTATCCCGACGACCGGGCGGAGGCGGTCCGGCACATCCTGGTCGACGCCGGCGTTCGACTCCTGCTGCTCGAGACCGCCGAGCAACGTGCCAAGTTGTCCGCCATCGATCCGACGCTCGCCGAGCTCAAGCGCCTGCTGGTTCTCGAGCCGGGCGAAGCGGCACTGCCCGAGGGCACCCGCGCCGCGAACGACTGGCTCGACGAGGCGCTGCCCCCTGCCGATCATCGGCCCATCGATCGGGTCGACAACCCCGACGCCTTGGCGACCATCGTCTACACCTCCGGCACGACCGGGCATCCGAAAGGCGTGATGCTCAGCCATCGCAACATCCTCTGGAACGCCGAGGCGTCGCTCAAGCTCATTCCTGCAAGGCCCGAAGACCGCTTCCTCTCCTTCCTGCCGCTCTCCCACACCCTCGAGCGTACCGCCGGCTGCGTCCTGCCGATCATGGCCGGCTGCAGCGTCGCCTTTGCGCGGTCGATCCCGCAATTGGCCGAGGATCTGCTGCAGATCCGACCGACCGTCATGATCGCGGTCCCGCGCATCTTCGAGCGCGTCCATGCAAGGCTGCGCGAACGGCTCGAGGGCGAATCCGCGCTCAAGCGCCGGCTGTTCGAGAAGGCGGTGAGCATCGGCTGGGATCGCTTCGAGCACAGCCAGCGCCGGGCGAGCTGGCACCCGGGCCTGTTGGCGGCCCCGCTGCTCGATCACCTGGTCGGGGCCAAGATCCGCGCGCGCTTCGGCGGACGACTGCGGGTTGCCGTCTGCGGCGGCGCCCCCTTGGCGCCGGACATCGCGCGCGTCTTCATCGCGCTCGGCGTCCCGCTCGTGCAGGGCTATGGACTCACCGAGACCAGCCCGGTCATCAGCGTCAGTCCGCTCGAAGACAACATCCCCGAGAGCGTGGGCCGGCCGTTGCCCGGACTCGAGTACCGCATCGGCGACCTCGACGAGCTGATCGTGCGCTCGCCCGGCGTCATGTCGGGCTACTGGCACCAGCCGCAAGCGACCGCCGAGGTGCTCGATGGCGAGGGTTGGCTCAAGACCGGCGACCAGGTGCGCGTCCAAGACGGCCACATCGTCATCACCGGCCGCATCAAGGACATCCTGGTGCTCGCCAACGGCGAGAAGGTCCCGCCCGCGGATATCGAGATGGCCATCACCGGCGACCCGCTCTTCGAGCAGGTCCTGGTCATCGGCGAGGGACGCCCCTTCCTGAGCGCGCTCGTGGTGCTGAGCCCGGATGTCTACACCGAGGTGGCGAAGGCCGAAGGACTACCGACCGATCCCATGGTCGCCGATGCCGACGGCCGACTCGAGCCCGTTCTGCACAAGCGGATCGAGAGCCGGCTCAACGGCTTCCCCGGTCATGCCAAGATCCGCCGCGTGGCCCTGGCCGCCTGCCCCTGGTCCATCGAGAACGACCGCATGACCCCCACGATGAAACTCAAACGGGCCAAGATCCTGGCCGATTATCGCGAGGCGCTCACCCGGCTGTATGTCGGGCATGAGCATTAA
- the mazF gene encoding endoribonuclease MazF — protein sequence MVVRYVPEAGDIVWLHFNPQAGHEQAGHRPALVVSPSAYNGKTGLMLCCPMTTQIKGYPFEVLIAGDRPGAALADQVKSLDWVARRAQHKGRVSTAELNEVRAKVLALLGSELQQ from the coding sequence ATGGTCGTCCGCTATGTGCCCGAGGCCGGCGACATCGTATGGCTCCATTTCAACCCCCAAGCCGGGCATGAGCAGGCCGGTCACCGCCCGGCGCTGGTCGTCAGCCCTTCAGCCTACAACGGCAAGACCGGGCTGATGCTGTGCTGCCCCATGACGACGCAGATCAAGGGTTATCCCTTCGAGGTCTTGATCGCCGGTGATCGTCCGGGCGCTGCCTTGGCCGACCAGGTCAAGAGTCTCGATTGGGTGGCTCGCAGGGCGCAACACAAAGGGCGGGTCTCCACCGCCGAGCTGAATGAAGTCAGGGCCAAGGTCCTGGCCCTGTTGGGCTCGGAGCTCCAACAATGA
- a CDS encoding reverse transcriptase domain-containing protein: MFEADFQDGSYGYRPKRTAHQAVQRVAEAIVSNKTYVIDVDLASYFDTVRHDLLLGKVAERVRDDQVLGLLKRILKASGKRGVPQGGVISPLLSNLYLNEVDRMLERAKEVTRNGRYTYIEYARYADDLVILVDGYRRWNWLEDAAWRRLVEELAKLDVQLNQDKTRRLDLSQGGAFSFPGFDFRRAKTRRGVWGARYTPRMKARTAILQRLKDVFRRYRSQPIDRVIALINPILRGWVGYFRVGHSSRCFGYTSYRHKLTFFECLEFQRE, encoded by the coding sequence ATCTTCGAGGCTGACTTCCAGGATGGAAGCTATGGATACCGACCCAAGCGCACGGCGCATCAAGCCGTGCAGCGCGTGGCCGAGGCGATTGTGAGCAACAAGACCTATGTGATTGATGTGGACCTGGCGTCGTACTTCGACACGGTTCGTCACGATCTCCTCTTGGGGAAGGTGGCGGAGCGGGTCCGCGATGATCAGGTCTTGGGCTTGCTCAAGCGTATCCTCAAGGCCAGTGGCAAGCGGGGCGTTCCGCAAGGCGGTGTGATCTCACCCCTGCTCAGTAACCTCTACCTCAACGAGGTCGACCGGATGCTGGAGCGGGCCAAGGAGGTCACCCGCAACGGACGCTATACCTATATCGAGTATGCCCGTTATGCCGATGACCTGGTGATCTTGGTCGATGGGTATCGCCGGTGGAACTGGCTCGAGGACGCGGCCTGGCGACGCTTGGTCGAGGAGTTGGCCAAGCTCGATGTGCAACTCAATCAAGACAAGACACGACGACTGGACCTGAGCCAGGGAGGGGCATTCAGCTTCCCGGGCTTTGACTTCCGCCGGGCCAAGACTCGGCGCGGGGTCTGGGGCGCGCGTTACACGCCACGGATGAAGGCGCGTACCGCGATCCTGCAACGCCTCAAGGACGTGTTCCGCCGCTACCGCTCGCAGCCGATCGATCGGGTGATCGCCTTGATCAATCCGATCCTCAGGGGGTGGGTAGGCTACTTTCGGGTGGGGCACTCCAGTCGCTGTTTCGGGTATACCTCATATAGGCACAAGCTCACATTTTTTGAATGCCTGGAATTTCAGCGTGAGTAA
- the galE gene encoding UDP-glucose 4-epimerase GalE, translating to MKDASGTPVLVTGGAGYIGSHACKLLHQAGYRPIVYDNLVYGHRRAVRWGPLEEGDIQDRARLDAVFESHRPAAVMHFAAFCYVGESVKDPGKYYRNNVAGTLTLLEAMRDHGVAPLVFSSTCATYGVPRSERIAEDHPQNPINPYGASKLMVERLLADFDTAYGLRAIALRYFNAAGADPDSEIGEDHDPETHLIPLAIAAAAGTGPGLTVYGTDYDTPDGTCIRDYIHVADLAQAHLRALDALLGGASSRIYNLGNGQGFSVREVIAATEQVTGLTVPVEYGARRAGDPPRLVGDASRIRGELGWVPAYASLDAIIRTAWDWHRGPALERKDGA from the coding sequence ATGAAAGACGCATCAGGAACACCCGTTCTCGTCACCGGCGGTGCAGGCTATATCGGCAGCCACGCCTGCAAGCTTCTGCACCAAGCCGGTTATCGGCCCATCGTCTACGACAATCTCGTCTATGGCCATCGCCGGGCGGTGCGTTGGGGGCCTCTCGAAGAGGGCGACATCCAGGACCGCGCGCGTCTGGATGCGGTATTCGAGAGCCATCGACCCGCCGCGGTGATGCACTTCGCCGCATTTTGTTACGTCGGCGAATCCGTCAAGGACCCCGGCAAGTACTACCGCAACAATGTCGCCGGGACCCTGACGCTGCTCGAGGCGATGCGCGATCACGGCGTCGCCCCGCTCGTCTTCTCGAGCACCTGCGCCACCTATGGCGTCCCGCGCAGCGAGCGCATCGCCGAGGATCATCCGCAGAATCCGATCAACCCCTACGGCGCATCCAAGCTGATGGTCGAGCGCTTGCTCGCGGATTTCGACACGGCCTACGGTCTGCGTGCGATCGCGCTGCGTTATTTCAACGCCGCCGGCGCGGACCCGGACTCCGAGATCGGCGAGGACCATGATCCGGAGACCCACCTGATCCCGCTCGCCATCGCGGCCGCCGCCGGAACCGGACCCGGACTCACCGTCTACGGCACCGACTACGACACGCCGGACGGAACCTGCATCCGCGACTACATCCATGTCGCCGATCTCGCCCAAGCACACCTCCGGGCGCTCGATGCACTGCTCGGCGGGGCGTCGAGCCGCATCTACAACTTGGGCAACGGTCAGGGCTTCTCGGTGCGCGAGGTCATCGCCGCCACCGAGCAGGTCACGGGTTTGACCGTCCCCGTCGAATACGGCGCGCGACGCGCCGGCGATCCGCCGCGCTTGGTCGGGGATGCGAGCCGCATCCGCGGCGAGCTGGGTTGGGTGCCCGCGTACGCGAGCCTCGACGCGATCATCCGCACCGCATGGGATTGGCACCGCGGGCCGGCCTTGGAGCGAAAGGACGGGGCATAA
- a CDS encoding TIGR04283 family arsenosugar biosynthesis glycosyltransferase yields MIRKQSNISVIIPTLNEAKGIVSLLATLAPVRTAGGEILIVDGDSPDGTAGIAAPHADRVMSAPRGRAAQMNAGAAAARGDLLVFLHADTRAPIETLLRLPDLLARSGRSWGRFDVRIEGRHPLLPLIAWSMSQRSRLTGIATGDQTIFVARTLFERVGGYPEIALMEDIALSRRLKRHGPPVCVRDRVVTAGRRWESKGVVSTVLLMWSLRLAYALGVHPDRLSRIYGHRSRPD; encoded by the coding sequence ATGATACGCAAACAGTCGAACATCTCCGTCATAATTCCGACCCTCAACGAGGCGAAGGGCATCGTCTCGCTCCTCGCGACACTCGCGCCGGTCCGCACGGCCGGCGGCGAGATCCTGATCGTCGACGGGGACAGTCCGGACGGCACGGCCGGTATCGCCGCACCCCATGCGGACCGCGTGATGAGCGCGCCGCGCGGCCGTGCCGCCCAGATGAACGCCGGTGCCGCGGCGGCTCGCGGCGATCTCCTTGTCTTTCTGCACGCGGACACGCGAGCGCCGATCGAGACACTGCTCCGACTTCCCGATCTACTCGCGCGCAGCGGGCGATCCTGGGGCCGCTTCGACGTGCGGATCGAGGGTCGCCATCCCCTCCTCCCGCTCATCGCCTGGAGCATGAGCCAACGCTCTCGTCTCACGGGCATCGCCACCGGGGACCAGACCATCTTCGTGGCTCGGACGCTGTTCGAGCGCGTCGGCGGTTATCCCGAGATCGCCTTGATGGAGGACATTGCACTCTCGCGTCGACTCAAGCGCCATGGCCCACCCGTGTGCGTTCGCGATCGCGTCGTCACCGCAGGGCGGCGCTGGGAGAGCAAGGGTGTCGTAAGCACCGTGCTGCTCATGTGGTCGTTGCGACTGGCCTATGCACTCGGCGTCCATCCGGACAGGCTTTCACGCATCTACGGGCATCGCTCTCGGCCGGATTGA
- a CDS encoding reverse transcriptase domain-containing protein, translating to MAAGRFPRETGACASRDSLHSRSRGPGALKLILEPIFEADFQDGSYGYRPKRTAHQAVQRVAEAIVSNKTYVIDVDLASYFDTVRHDLLLGKVAERVRDDQVLGLLKRILKASGKRGVPQGGVISPLLSNLYLNEVDRMLERAKEVTRNGRYTYIEYARYADDLVILVDGYRRWNWLEDAAWRRLVEELAKLDVQLNQDKTRRLDLSQGGAFSFPGFDFRRAKTRRGVWGARYTPRMKARTAILQRLKDVFHRYRSQPIDRVIALINPILRGWVGYFRVGHSSRCFGYVQDWVEKKIRRHLMRARQRQGFGWKRWSRTWLYEVLGLYDGYRIGLRKPKALPVQEVS from the coding sequence ATCGCCGCCGGGAGATTCCCAAGGGAGACGGGCGCATGCGCGTCCCGGGATTCCCTGCATTCGCGATCGCGTGGTCCAGGGGCGCTCAAGCTGATTCTGGAGCCGATCTTCGAGGCTGACTTCCAGGATGGAAGCTATGGATACCGACCCAAGCGCACGGCGCATCAAGCCGTGCAGCGCGTGGCCGAGGCGATTGTGAGCAACAAGACCTATGTGATTGATGTGGACCTGGCGTCGTACTTCGACACGGTTCGTCACGATCTCCTCTTGGGGAAGGTGGCGGAGCGGGTCCGCGATGATCAGGTCTTGGGCTTGCTCAAGCGTATCCTCAAGGCCAGTGGCAAGCGGGGCGTTCCGCAAGGCGGTGTGATCTCACCCCTGCTCAGTAACCTCTACCTCAACGAGGTCGACCGGATGCTGGAGCGGGCCAAGGAGGTCACCCGCAACGGACGCTATACCTATATCGAGTATGCCCGTTATGCCGATGACCTGGTGATCTTGGTCGATGGGTATCGCCGGTGGAACTGGCTCGAGGACGCGGCCTGGCGACGCTTGGTCGAGGAGTTGGCCAAGCTCGATGTGCAACTCAATCAAGACAAGACACGACGACTGGACCTGAGTCAGGGAGGGGCATTCAGCTTCCCGGGCTTTGACTTCCGCCGGGCCAAGACTCGGCGCGGGGTCTGGGGCGCGCGTTACACGCCGCGGATGAAGGCGCGCACCGCGATCCTACAACGCCTCAAGGACGTGTTCCATCGCTACCGCTCCCAGCCGATCGATCGGGTGATCGCGTTGATCAATCCGATCCTCCGGGGGTGGGTCGGCTACTTTCGGGTGGGGCACTCCAGTCGCTGCTTCGGGTACGTTCAAGATTGGGTGGAGAAGAAGATTCGGCGCCATTTGATGCGCGCGCGTCAGCGTCAGGGCTTTGGCTGGAAGAGGTGGAGTAGGACGTGGTTATACGAGGTGCTCGGGCTCTACGACGGGTACCGAATCGGGCTGCGTAAGCCGAAAGCGCTCCCAGTGCAAGAGGTCTCATAA
- a CDS encoding AbrB/MazE/SpoVT family DNA-binding domain-containing protein translates to MRVTVKKWGNSASVRIPAAIMEAAHLKLDETVDIREEGGCIVIEPVRQKGYDLAQLLAGITPANLHAEVDFGGPVGKEAL, encoded by the coding sequence ATGCGTGTCACCGTGAAGAAGTGGGGCAACAGTGCCTCGGTGCGCATACCTGCCGCCATCATGGAAGCGGCGCATCTCAAGCTGGATGAAACCGTGGACATCCGTGAAGAGGGTGGCTGCATCGTGATCGAGCCGGTCCGCCAAAAGGGATACGACCTGGCGCAACTGCTTGCCGGCATCACGCCGGCGAACCTGCACGCCGAAGTCGATTTCGGTGGACCCGTCGGCAAGGAAGCCCTTTGA
- a CDS encoding type II toxin-antitoxin system VapC family toxin: MTLLVLDTDHLSLFQRGNTAILPRIRAISPAQIAISIVSVEEMLQGRLAQVRRAGTGEGRIRAYAWLEKTLTFVRAFRVLPFDDQAERRYVDLATRRLRIGAQDLKIAAIALCHDAVLVTRNQRDFGRIAGLELEDWTIE, encoded by the coding sequence ATGACGCTCTTGGTCCTGGATACCGACCACCTCAGCCTGTTTCAACGGGGCAACACCGCAATCTTGCCACGCATCCGAGCGATATCGCCGGCGCAGATTGCCATCAGTATCGTCAGCGTCGAGGAGATGCTGCAAGGACGGTTGGCCCAAGTCCGCCGTGCCGGTACCGGCGAAGGTCGGATCAGGGCATACGCCTGGCTGGAGAAGACCTTGACCTTCGTTCGGGCCTTTCGGGTTCTGCCGTTCGATGATCAAGCCGAGCGGCGTTACGTGGACCTTGCAACCCGGCGGCTCAGGATCGGTGCGCAGGATTTGAAGATCGCTGCCATCGCGCTCTGTCATGACGCCGTCCTCGTCACCCGCAACCAACGTGACTTCGGCCGTATCGCCGGGTTGGAACTCGAAGACTGGACGATCGAATGA
- a CDS encoding HdeA/HdeB family chaperone encodes MNLMTCEEFLGLEESFQPEAVSRAVAYGEKGRPEAEAGAVDVGGVETVVPFVVEECKKAPKETFRQKAKAEMKKLEAKAISANFHTRRLC; translated from the coding sequence ATGAATCTGATGACCTGCGAGGAGTTCCTCGGTTTGGAAGAGAGCTTCCAGCCCGAAGCGGTGTCCAGGGCAGTTGCCTACGGGGAGAAGGGCAGGCCCGAGGCCGAGGCCGGGGCCGTGGACGTCGGGGGCGTCGAGACGGTGGTCCCCTTCGTCGTCGAGGAATGCAAGAAGGCACCCAAGGAGACCTTCCGGCAGAAGGCCAAGGCGGAGATGAAGAAGCTCGAGGCTAAGGCGATTTCTGCAAACTTCCATACCCGTAGGTTGTGCTGA